CACGGCGCGGCGGGCGATGTCGCGTCCCTCTTCCAGGATCGAGCGCCTTTCGGGTTTGTCCACCAGCTCGGCCAGTTGCCAGGCGGCGCGCCCGGCCTTCCACGCCGCTTCGTAAGAGTTGGGATCGGCCGTGAAAGCCTGCTTGTAGAGTTCGTACGCCTTTCTCACGTCTTCGGCGCCGGTTCGCTTGTCGTAGATGGCGTCGGCCTGCGAGACCAGTTGCCGGGCGCGCTCGGCGTCCCCGGTCCCGGCGGCGCCTGAAGCCACAGGTGCCAGGGCGATGCCCGGCAAGACCAAAACGGCGAAAAGCCAGACGGCCGGAAGCTTCCCAGCCCGATCTCCCCTGCGCATGCGCCCCACCTCCCGCCTCCATACGTTCCCTGGCCCTGCGCGCACTCCTTCACGGCGCCCGCTAAAGGGCGCTGCAGACGCGGGCGGTCGCGTCCTTCAGGCGGGAGAGGCTCTCGAGAAGCCCGTGAAAGGCCGCGGGCGGCACGGAAGACCTCCGCTGGTCCAGCGCCTGGGCCAGGGCATCCAGGCCGGCAGCTGCCCTGCGCAGGATGCTCGGAAGCGATGCCTCGGGATCGTGACAGCGTTCCAGGTCGAAGGCCTGGGGGGCGTGGCCCGTCGCTGGGCCAGGCGGGTCGAGGTAGTACCCGCCCCGGGGTCCGGGGCGCACCTGGATGAGGCCCCGGAGCACCAGGCAGCGCGCCTGTTCTCGAGCGTAGGTCTCGCAGATGTTGAGCGCGCTCGCAATCTCCCGTGAACGCACGGGGCGAGCGTACGTTGCCTCGCGCCTCTTCAGCAATTCGATGATGTAGCGCTGAAGCACCGGAAGCTGGGAAAAAACGTCGCGATCATTCGAAGTTGTCCGAGTCAATTCGACCCCCCCAACCCCGTCGCTGGCGTTATTAGTTACTTTTACCAGCCAACCCTCCCTGCACCTCTTTCTCCCGAGGCGGTGCCCTCGCTCCGGCGCCCTTCCGTCGCAAGGCGCAGCGGCGCGCGTTGTCGCCGGCACCCGGAAGCATCGCGCCGTAGTGTCGCCGCTAATGCGACGACCGAGAGGAACGTCCGCCCCCGCCCCCGAAAGGGGCTGGCGTGAACAGGAAGTCGGTCCGCGCAGGCCTCCTGGTGGCCGCGCTGAGCGTCGCAGCACCCGTCACCGGCAGCGTCATCCGGGGTCAGGGCGCGGGGGCCGGTCCGGCGGTGGAGGGGGTGGTGCGCGTGCGACCGGGCATTGAAGTGTTGCTGGCGAAACACCGCCAGATGCTGGCCGGGCGGCGGGTGGGGCTTATCACCAACCCGACTGGGGTCCTGCCCGACCTGACCCATGACCTGGACGCCCTGATCCGGGCCGGTGTGCAGGTGGTGGCGGCGTTCGGCCCGGAGCATGGAGTCCGGGGCAGTCTGCAGGCGGGGGTCAAACAGAGCGGCATCGAGGTCGATCCCGACACCGGCATCCCCTTCTACCCGCTTTACGGCAAAGACCGGGAGCAGATTGCGGCGGCTTTCCGGGAGTCCGGCACCGACCTCATCCTGTTCGACATCCAGGACGTGGGCACCCGGTTCTACACCTACATCTGGACGATGTCGGACTCCCTGGAGGCGGCGGCACTGGCCGGCATCCCCGTGGTGGTGCTCGACCGCCCCAACCCCATCGGCGGCGTGGCGGTGGGGGGGCCCGTCCTCGAGGCGCGCTTTGCCAGCTTCGTCGGACGCTACCCCATCGCGCTGCGGCACGGCATGACGGCGGGTGAACTCGCGCGCCTCTTCAACGATCGCTTCGTGCCCGAGGCCACAGGCGGGCGCCGCGCTCGGCTCGACGTCATTCCCATGGAAGGGTGGCGCCGGTCGATGTACTTTGACGAGACCGGGCTACCCTGGGTGATGCCCTCCCCCAACATGCCCACCCTCGAGACGGCGCTGGTGTACCCGGGGCAAGGCCTCTTCGAGGGGACGAACCTGTCCGAGGGGCGCGGCACCACCCGGCCCTTTGAACTGATCGGCGCTCCCTTCGTGAAGCCGTTGGAGCTCGCCGCCCGGCTCAACGCGCTGAAGTTGCCCGGCGTGCGCTTCCGGGCCGCCTACTTCACGCCGACGTTCAGCAAGTACCAGGGGCAGGTGGTGGGCGGCGTACAGGTTCACGTGACCGACCGCCGCCAGTACAGGCCGGTCGAGACCGCCCTCGAAATCCTGGCCACCGTCCGGCACCTCTACCCTGCGCAGTTTGAATGGCGCACGAGCGGATCGTCAGGCGGCAGGCCGCGCTACTTCATCGACCTGCTGGCGGGTACCGACCGGGTGCGAAGTGCGCTCGACGCCGGGGAGAGCCCTGCGGCCATCGCAGCCGCATGGCAGGCGCAGCTGGAAGCGTTTGAGGCTTTGCGGGCACGGTATCTCATCTACCCGGAATAGAGGCAAAAGGGAGCGGGCCCGCCCTGTGGCCCGCTCCCCTTGTGACCCACCCGTTCCGGCGCCCGTTGGCCGAGCGCCCAGACCGGCGGCTCTTCTAGCGAAGCGCCTGCTGGGAGCTGAGGAGCACCGTCCGGGCGAAGCTCGGGTTGTGGATGCCGTAGGAGCCGTCCCACAGCACCAGCAGGTAGTTCCACGTGGCCCGTACCAGCGGGTCGCCGGTGGGGATCACGGGCTTCCCGTCGGCGCCCTTCAGGTTCCCGAGTTGAGCCCATACGGTGCTGCCGTCCTTCAGGACCATTTCGAATCCCATCTGGCCGTGGATGCCCGTGGGCGTGACCGAGACGATCTCCGAGCCGGCCAGCGGCCGTTCCTCGGTCTTGTCCGTCTCGGGATCCCATGCACCGACCCGGGTGATCTTGTCCCGGAATTGCGCCGCAAAGCGGGCGTTGATGGCCGCCTTGGTCTCGTCGAGCAAGAGGCGCGTAGGCTTCTGCACCATCTCGGCCTCGTAGCCGGACCCGTGGCACGTGGCGCAGACCTTCTCGGATGCGTGGAAGGTGTGGCCTTCGCCGAGTTCGACGTGGCACGTCACGCAGGAGTTGCCCGTGAAGGCCGCGTGCGCTGAGACGTAGTCGGCGGCATCGTAGTTGACGAAGAAGACGTTCTTGCCCATGATGACGTCGGCCTGCGCGGAGTGGTGCGGTGCGGTGTAGCGGCCGGGGTCGGCGGCGTCCCAGGCCACCTTGCCGTTTCGCGTGTTATGGCAGGCCATGCACAGCGCGCCGTTGCCCACGCCTCTGGCCTCGAAGCCGGCCGGGAGTGCGGGCGTGCTGCCCGAGACTCGCAGTTCAAAGGTCTCGGTGTGGCACGCGTCGCAGTCGATGGGCTTCACGGCCTGAGCGGTCAGGCCCAGGCTGGCCAGGTACTCCACCGTGGCGGCCTTCCCGTCCGGGCCCACCAGGTTGCCCGGGTTGCCGGCCGCAAGCTGGCGCGTCCAGGCCGCGAACCCCTGCGAGGAGTGGCAGCGGCCGCAGTGCGCGGCCGTGGCCTTGCGGAAGTCAACGGTGGCCTCCTCGACGGCCAGTTCACGGTCGGCGTGGCCCGAAGTGCTCCACTGCTTCTCGATGTCGGCACCGGCGCTCTCCACCACCCCGGCAGGTCCCCATGAGGACCACGAGGCCACAGCCACGGCGGCGGCCAGCGTCGCGATACCGGCTCGGAGAAGGACGACATGCAGCCGTCTCATACCATACCCCCCGTTCGTAGTGTCGTAACCGATTGCCGCGCAGCCTCCACCAAACCAACGAATACCTGAACGGGCGGGCCGCGCCTAGGTACGAACGTCAGGGGCAAACCGCAACGTCTTGTTTGCCTGCCGCGCAGGGGCTTCGCGGGCGCCTGCCGCGGTGGTGGGCTCGTAGAGGGGTGCCTGCCCTGCTAAAATGGGGGCGTGGTCGCGCCCGTGGGCGTCGCTGTCGGTGCAGCACACCTGGAAGCACGGGGACAACGAATTGGGGGGCTTCACTCACATGCCGCACACTCAAGCGCCCCGAATGGACACGTTCGGCGCCAGGGGCCGCCTGGACACCCCTCAAGGGCCTGTCACCATTTACCGCCTCGCCGCTGTGGAGGCCCGCGGGGTCGGATCCATCGGCCGCCTGCCGTTTTCCATCCGGGTGCTCCTGGAAAACCTGCTGCGCCACCTCGACGGGGAGATCGTGACGGAAGAGGACGTGCTCGCCCTGGCCCGCTGGGAGCCGCGAACGGCGAGCCGGCAGGAGATCGCGTTCATGCCGTCCCGGGTCGTCCTGCAGGACTTCACCGGCGTGCCTGCGGTGGTGGACCTGGCGGCGATGCGTTCGGCGGTGGAGCGTATGGGCGGCGAGGCACGGCGCATCAACCCGCTCGTGCCGGCCGACCTGGTGATCGACCACTCCGTGCAGGTTGACCTGTTCGGCACCAGCTACGCCTTTGCGGCCAACGTGGGACTGGAGTATGAGCGCAACCGGGAGCGCTACGTGCTGCTGCGCTGGGCGCAGCGCCGGCTGGACAACTTCCGGGTCGTGCCGCCCGGCACGGGGATCGTGCACCAGGTCAACCTGGAGTACCTGGCCGCCGTGGTGCACCACCGCCGCGCTGGCGACGAGTGGCAGGCGTTCCCGGACACGCTGGTGGGCACCGATTCCCACACCACCATGATCAACGGACTCGGCGTGTTGGGCTGGGGCGTGGGCGGCATCGAGGCCGAGGCCGTCATGCTCGGCCAGCCGTACTACATGCTGATCCCGGACGTCATCGGGGTACGCCTGACGGGCCGGCTGCCCGAGGCGGCGACCGCCACCGACCTGGTGCTCACCGTCACCGAGATGCTGCGCAAGAAGGGCGTCGTGGACAAGTTCGTGGAGTTCTTCGGCCCCGGCGTGCGCGAGCTCAGCCTCCCTGACCGCGCCACTATCGCCAACATGGCCCCCGAATACGGTGCCACCATGGGCTTCTTCCCGGTGGACGGGGAGACCGTGCGGTACCTGCGCGGCACCGGCCGCAACGAGGCCGCCGTCGAGTTGGTCGAGCGCTACTGCAAGGAACAGAGCCTGTGGTGGCACGAGGGCGCGGCCGACCCCGAGTACACGGACGTCGTCGAACTCGACATGGGCACGGTCCAGCCGAGCCTCGCAGGCCCCCGCCGGCCGCAGGACCGGGTGCTTTTGGGTGACATGAAGTCGGCGTTCCGCCAGGCGCTGGTGAACTTCTACAACAAGCCGCTGCCCGACGGGCAGCCCGGACCGGCGGGCGCCGGCGGCAGCGGGAATGGCCGCCTGCGCGACGGCGACGTGGTCATCGCTGCCATCACCAGCTGCACCAACACGTCAAACCCGTCCGTCATGGTGGGCGCAGCGCTGCTGGCCAAGAAGGCCGTCGAACGCGGGCTCACGGTCAAGCCGCACGTCAAGACCAGCATGGCGCCGGGCTCGAAGGTGGTGACCCGGTACCTGGAGCAGACGGGGCTGCTTGCGTACCTTGAGGCGCTGCGCTTCCACGTGGTAGGCTACGGCTGCACCACCTGCATCGGCAACAGCGGCCTGTTGCCCGAAGCGGTGGCCGGTTCCGTGAAGGCGGACGACCTGGTGGTGGCCGCCGTGCTCAGCGGCAACCGCAACTTCGAGGGCCGGGTCAACCCGCTGGTGCGCGCCAACTACCTGGCCTCTCCCATGCTGGTGGTGGCCTACGCGCTGGCCGGCACGGTGGACATCGACCTCACCCGGGAGCCG
The genomic region above belongs to Bacillota bacterium and contains:
- a CDS encoding DUF1343 domain-containing protein — translated: MNRKSVRAGLLVAALSVAAPVTGSVIRGQGAGAGPAVEGVVRVRPGIEVLLAKHRQMLAGRRVGLITNPTGVLPDLTHDLDALIRAGVQVVAAFGPEHGVRGSLQAGVKQSGIEVDPDTGIPFYPLYGKDREQIAAAFRESGTDLILFDIQDVGTRFYTYIWTMSDSLEAAALAGIPVVVLDRPNPIGGVAVGGPVLEARFASFVGRYPIALRHGMTAGELARLFNDRFVPEATGGRRARLDVIPMEGWRRSMYFDETGLPWVMPSPNMPTLETALVYPGQGLFEGTNLSEGRGTTRPFELIGAPFVKPLELAARLNALKLPGVRFRAAYFTPTFSKYQGQVVGGVQVHVTDRRQYRPVETALEILATVRHLYPAQFEWRTSGSSGGRPRYFIDLLAGTDRVRSALDAGESPAAIAAAWQAQLEAFEALRARYLIYPE
- the acnA gene encoding aconitate hydratase AcnA, with the protein product MDTFGARGRLDTPQGPVTIYRLAAVEARGVGSIGRLPFSIRVLLENLLRHLDGEIVTEEDVLALARWEPRTASRQEIAFMPSRVVLQDFTGVPAVVDLAAMRSAVERMGGEARRINPLVPADLVIDHSVQVDLFGTSYAFAANVGLEYERNRERYVLLRWAQRRLDNFRVVPPGTGIVHQVNLEYLAAVVHHRRAGDEWQAFPDTLVGTDSHTTMINGLGVLGWGVGGIEAEAVMLGQPYYMLIPDVIGVRLTGRLPEAATATDLVLTVTEMLRKKGVVDKFVEFFGPGVRELSLPDRATIANMAPEYGATMGFFPVDGETVRYLRGTGRNEAAVELVERYCKEQSLWWHEGAADPEYTDVVELDMGTVQPSLAGPRRPQDRVLLGDMKSAFRQALVNFYNKPLPDGQPGPAGAGGSGNGRLRDGDVVIAAITSCTNTSNPSVMVGAALLAKKAVERGLTVKPHVKTSMAPGSKVVTRYLEQTGLLAYLEALRFHVVGYGCTTCIGNSGLLPEAVAGSVKADDLVVAAVLSGNRNFEGRVNPLVRANYLASPMLVVAYALAGTVDIDLTREPLGVDPNGTPVYLKDVWPTQEEIAEAIRKALRPDLFRQEYASVFEGDERWKALPVPEGELYRWDPASTYIQEPPFFTEMTLEPPAPQDIRGARVLALLGDSITTDHISPAGAIAKDSPAGRYLLQHGVPEHEFNTYGSRRGNHEVMMRGTFANIRLRNLMVPGIEGGWTLHLPDGEKMSVYDAAMRYKQEGVPLVVIAGKEYGTGSSRDWAAKGTYLLGVRAVIAESFERIHRSNLVGMGVLPLQFKAGENARTLGLTGHEVIEVTGIAGGLAPRQQLHVTARRPDGSRVDFDVVARLDTPVDVEYYRHGGILQAVMRRILTEAAPASSAPA